The following are from one region of the Balaenoptera acutorostrata chromosome 18, mBalAcu1.1, whole genome shotgun sequence genome:
- the LOC103018995 gene encoding LOW QUALITY PROTEIN: TOM1-like protein 1 (The sequence of the model RefSeq protein was modified relative to this genomic sequence to represent the inferred CDS: deleted 2 bases in 1 codon), producing the protein MEESHAGLQERLEKISVKEELNLNVDLFSPDNNKQGQEGERQKREGREGRQQSRQNRKPPKRCSEGTLAGLRGCQWERGEPGGLAMGADVPCRPAPAPARSGHQGVDGVDFEKKSRESQNQWRRPRLAPCATTALGKSHRDPFATSVGQHIEKATFAGVQAEHWGQLMHICDIINTAHDGPKDAVKALKKRISKNYNHKEIQLTLSLIDICIQNCGPSFQSLIAKKELVKDSLVKLLNPRYTLPIDIQNRILNSIKMWWQGFPGGMDVSEVKEVRKMDLLKKDVQFPPSDAETARLGQTGSENREDKELLQKLYQTGREMQERSTDLLVVAEKEDVTVELVQVNEDFSNTTLGYERFTRNQQRILEQNKNQGEDANTSSETSAPSSDLLDLSPSPPTHRATLGEYNTLNAQLSDLNFSSPSPVVTNNLKPSLHPQVDLLPSENTETPLFAQRTSQNLASSHTYESFLEYSNSVLLQPVSLQTIPATPSKQRLPSLPSNQPAMTKNDFQPPNYYKVMEFDPLAPAVTTEAIYEDTDVYHYKGAQSHYDC; encoded by the exons ATGGAGGAGTCTCACGCTGGCCTCCAGGAGAGACTTGAGAAAATTTCTGTCAAAGAAGAACTGAA TTTAAATGTGGACCTGTTTTCTCCTGATAATAACAAGCAGGGCCAGGAGGGAGAAAGACAAAAGAGGGAGGGGCGGGAGGGCAGGCAGCAGTCACGTCAAAACAGAAAACCACCCAAACGCTGCTCGGAAGGGACGCTGGCGGGGCTCCGTGGCTGCCAGTGGGAGCGAGGGGAGCCTGGAGGCCTGGCCATGGGAGCAGACGTGCCCTGCAGGCCAGCTCCAGCCCCTGCCCGCTCTGGTCACCAAGGAGTGGACGGGGtggattttgaaaagaaatcaagAGAGTCCCAAAAT CAGTGGCGGAGGCCCAGGCTGGCTCCCTGCGCTACCACGGCGCTTGGGAAGAGTCACCGGGACCCGTTCGCAACCTCCGTGGGCCAGCACATAGAAAAGGCTACATTTGCTGGAGTTCAGGCTGAACACTGGGGCCAGCTTATGCACATCTGTGACATAATTAACACTGCCCACGATGGGCCAAaagatgcagtaaaagctttgAAGAAAAGGATTTCCAAAAACTACAATCATAAAGAAATCCAACTTACCTTGTCACTTATTGACATATGCATACAGAACTGTGGTCCAAGTTTCCAGTCTCTGATTGCGAAGAAGGAATTGGTTAAAGATAGTCTAGTTAAGCTGCTGAATCCCAGATATACCTTGCCAATAGACATTCAGAATAGAATTTTGAATTCCATTAAGATGTGGTGGCAGGGGTTCCCAGGAGGTATGGATGTAAGTGAAGTGAAAGAAGTG AGAAAGATGGATCTCCTTAAGAAAGATGTTCAGTTTCCTCCATCAGATGCTGAAACAGCCAGACTGGGTCAGACTGGGTCTGAAAACCGTGAAGACAAAGAGCTTCTGCAGAAACTTTATCAGACAGGTcgggagatgcaagagaggaGCACGGACCTGCTCGTGGTGGCGGAGAAGGAAGATGTCACTGTTGAGCTAGTTCAAGTGAATGAGGATTTTAGTAACACCACCCTTGGATATGAGAGGTTTACTCGAAACCAACAAAGGATTTTGGAGCAAAATAAGAACCAGGGGGAAGATGCCAATACTAGCAGTGAAACTTCTGCCCCATCCTCTGATCTCCTTGACCTGAGTCCCAGCCCTCCAACACACAGGGCCACTCTGGGAGAATACAACACCCTGAATGCTCAGCTTTCAGACTTAAATTTCAGCTCTCCAAGTCCTGTTGTAACAAACAACCTGAAACCCAGTCTTCATCCACAGGTGGATTTGCTACCCTCGGAAAATACAGAAACACCCCTGTTTGCCCAAAGGACCAGCCAAAACCTTGCCTCAAGTCATACATATGAGAGTTTTCTGGAATATTCAAATTCAGTATTACTACAGCCGGTTAGTCTACAGACCATTCCAGCGACACCATCAAAGCAGAGACTACCATCCTTGCCCAGCAATCAACCAGCGATGACAAAGAATGATTTCCAGCCACCCAATTACTACAAGGTAATGGAGTTTGATCCATTAGCTCCTGCTGTCACCACAGAAGCTATTTATGAAGACACTGATGTATATCACTACAAAGGAGCTCAAAGTCACTATGACTGTTGA